In a single window of the Neorhodopirellula lusitana genome:
- a CDS encoding DUF1501 domain-containing protein has translation MNDSILSRRDLLASASSTLGGAALAGLLDPASAIASPTGLSSPHFPPRAKRVIYLFQSGGPPQHEMLDYKPHLETVHGQEMPASVIGGQRLTGMTAGQASFPVAKSIFQFDRHGESGAWVSELMPHTAKIVDDICIMKSVHTDAINHDPAITFLQTGFQIAGRPSIGAWMSYGLGSENENLPAFVAMLSGKGGQPLYDRLWGSGFLSSVHQGVRFRSDKSPVLYLNNPPGFSAELRRQTLDHLSQLNQLRGDNVGDPEIAARTAQYEMAFRMQTSVPELTDVSDEPASTFELYGEDAKKPGTYAHNALVARRLNERGVRFVQLFHRGWDTHNSLPKQLRARCRETDQATAALVQDLKNRGMLDDTLVVWGGEFGRTVYCQGDLKPTNYGRDHHPRCFTMWMAGGGIKPGLSYGQTDEYGYNIVQDPLSVHDLHATILHQLGVDHTKLTFKFQGRHYRLTDVHGEVVEALLS, from the coding sequence TCGCCTCATTTTCCGCCCAGGGCCAAACGCGTTATCTATTTGTTTCAATCCGGTGGCCCACCCCAGCACGAAATGCTGGACTACAAGCCGCATTTGGAAACAGTCCACGGACAAGAAATGCCCGCATCGGTGATTGGCGGCCAGCGGTTAACCGGGATGACGGCCGGGCAAGCCTCGTTTCCCGTGGCCAAGTCCATCTTCCAATTTGATCGGCATGGCGAAAGCGGAGCTTGGGTCAGTGAGTTGATGCCGCACACGGCGAAGATTGTTGATGACATCTGCATCATGAAATCGGTACACACCGACGCGATCAATCACGACCCAGCGATTACGTTCTTGCAAACCGGTTTTCAGATCGCGGGTCGCCCCAGCATCGGGGCTTGGATGAGCTACGGGTTGGGCAGCGAGAATGAAAACCTGCCGGCGTTTGTTGCGATGCTGTCCGGCAAGGGGGGCCAACCGCTTTACGATCGTTTATGGGGAAGCGGGTTTCTGTCCTCGGTACACCAGGGTGTTCGATTTCGTAGCGACAAATCGCCGGTCTTGTATTTGAACAACCCGCCCGGATTCAGTGCCGAGCTAAGGCGTCAAACTCTGGACCATCTATCGCAGTTGAATCAGCTTCGTGGCGACAACGTTGGCGATCCCGAGATTGCGGCCAGGACCGCTCAGTACGAGATGGCGTTTCGTATGCAAACGTCGGTGCCGGAGTTGACGGACGTGTCCGATGAACCCGCTAGCACGTTTGAACTATATGGCGAGGATGCCAAGAAACCGGGGACGTATGCACACAATGCCTTGGTCGCTCGTCGATTGAACGAACGCGGCGTACGTTTTGTCCAATTGTTCCATCGCGGCTGGGACACTCACAATAGTTTGCCAAAGCAGCTGCGGGCTCGGTGTCGCGAAACGGACCAGGCGACTGCGGCGTTGGTCCAGGACCTGAAAAACCGTGGCATGCTCGATGATACGCTCGTCGTTTGGGGCGGCGAGTTTGGGCGTACCGTGTACTGTCAGGGCGATTTGAAACCAACCAATTATGGCCGCGACCACCATCCGCGCTGCTTCACAATGTGGATGGCCGGTGGCGGAATCAAACCGGGCCTGTCGTACGGTCAGACCGACGAATACGGATACAACATCGTGCAGGATCCGTTGAGTGTCCATGATCTGCACGCCACGATCCTGCATCAACTTGGCGTCGACCACACAAAGTTGACGTTCAAATTCCAGGGACGTCACTACCGACTGACGGACGTTCATGGCGAAGTCGTCGAGGCGTTGCTGAGCTGA
- a CDS encoding right-handed parallel beta-helix repeat-containing protein — MKSILATIALFLLASHCVLAGDVINVADHGIVPGEDATPKVNRLIESLEGQSGVTLEFPKGVYEFYPEHAIEKFRAVTNHDNSLKRLAFPLFGLEDFTLDGGGSTFLFYGRICPITLFQCGGVTLKNFSIDWDTPFHHELKVVQRNEKDNSFVAEISPMKHGFEVTDGKLLLNHYDWQDMIGQNIAMDPKTNAPYWQTKRYLLKAKSAKATKVGENRVRLQAATKVPPPVGAVLCTYGNAPTNRLAQAIHVDQSKDTTIENVTVYAAGGMALIAERSENISLDNVVVTSTEKRVLATRADATHFLGCKGLVKLTNCRFEHMADDGINVHGAYIKINEFDGERTFQCEISHRQQTGLVFAEPGDKVMITSRQTVLPIYETTVEDVVIHDQQFVSITLKDVPSDLPAGPLSLENLTWYPDVEMRDNVIRDNRARGALISTKGKVLIENNVFSNQMHGILIEGDNKAWYESGGVRDVTITNNLFGNIGYGTGENYPLYVSPLLLPEQNLGDDQYHGNVRFMNNRLKSFNGLLAYAVSVKGLVLSGNVIELSEDYPTGSELPSIELDHCKQVTIQDNQFIGFDWPLRVKQSVDNTEVVIKNNQGLSVPSDQP, encoded by the coding sequence ATGAAATCTATTCTGGCAACGATTGCCCTGTTCCTATTGGCAAGCCACTGCGTTCTTGCTGGCGACGTCATCAATGTGGCCGATCACGGGATCGTGCCTGGCGAGGACGCGACGCCCAAGGTGAATCGGCTCATTGAGTCGCTCGAAGGCCAGTCAGGCGTGACGCTGGAATTTCCCAAAGGCGTCTATGAGTTCTACCCTGAGCACGCGATCGAGAAATTTCGAGCGGTCACGAATCACGACAACAGTCTCAAGCGACTCGCGTTTCCGCTGTTCGGGCTCGAAGACTTTACCCTTGATGGTGGCGGATCGACGTTCCTTTTTTATGGACGTATCTGCCCGATCACGCTGTTCCAATGTGGCGGCGTCACTCTGAAGAACTTCAGCATCGACTGGGACACCCCGTTTCATCACGAGCTGAAGGTGGTCCAGCGGAACGAAAAAGACAATTCATTCGTTGCCGAAATCAGTCCGATGAAGCACGGTTTTGAAGTGACGGACGGAAAGTTGCTGCTCAATCATTACGATTGGCAGGACATGATCGGCCAGAACATCGCCATGGATCCCAAGACCAATGCTCCCTACTGGCAGACAAAGCGATATCTGTTGAAGGCAAAGTCAGCCAAGGCCACCAAGGTGGGTGAAAACCGCGTGCGACTGCAGGCAGCAACCAAGGTTCCTCCGCCGGTCGGTGCGGTACTTTGCACGTATGGTAACGCTCCCACGAATCGATTGGCCCAGGCGATTCATGTGGACCAGTCGAAAGACACCACGATCGAGAACGTCACTGTTTACGCCGCTGGCGGAATGGCATTGATTGCCGAACGTAGCGAGAACATCTCGTTGGACAACGTCGTGGTCACGTCAACCGAAAAAAGAGTGCTGGCCACTCGTGCCGATGCGACTCACTTCTTGGGCTGCAAGGGATTGGTGAAACTGACAAATTGCCGTTTCGAACACATGGCCGACGACGGCATTAACGTTCATGGAGCCTACATCAAGATTAACGAGTTCGATGGAGAGCGTACCTTCCAGTGTGAGATTAGCCATCGTCAGCAAACCGGCCTCGTTTTCGCTGAGCCTGGCGACAAAGTGATGATCACGTCACGCCAGACGGTGCTCCCCATTTATGAAACGACGGTGGAGGACGTGGTTATCCATGATCAGCAATTTGTCTCGATCACGTTGAAGGATGTGCCAAGCGATTTGCCCGCCGGTCCACTCTCGCTGGAAAATTTGACTTGGTATCCCGACGTCGAGATGCGGGATAACGTGATCCGCGACAACCGTGCCCGCGGCGCATTGATTTCGACCAAAGGCAAGGTCTTGATTGAAAACAACGTGTTTTCGAATCAGATGCACGGCATCCTGATCGAAGGCGACAACAAAGCTTGGTATGAATCCGGCGGCGTGCGAGACGTGACGATCACCAATAACTTGTTTGGAAATATCGGCTACGGAACTGGTGAAAACTATCCGCTTTATGTTTCGCCATTGCTGCTACCGGAACAGAATCTGGGTGACGACCAATATCACGGGAACGTTCGGTTCATGAACAACCGTTTGAAGAGTTTCAACGGTTTGCTGGCGTACGCTGTCTCGGTCAAGGGACTCGTCCTTTCCGGTAACGTGATCGAGTTAAGCGAAGACTACCCAACTGGTTCGGAGTTGCCGTCGATCGAACTGGATCACTGCAAACAGGTCACGATTCAGGACAATCAATTCATTGGCTTTGATTGGCCGCTGCGAGTTAAGCAGTCCGTCGACAACACTGAAGTTGTGATCAAGAATAACCAAGGCCTTTCAGTGCCATCGGATCAACCGTAA
- a CDS encoding sulfatase family protein: MKTVMKCLAIGVMLSVPSMVAAEDQPDARPNVLWITIEDWSPDLSCYGTKGLQTPHVDKLATQGIRYERAFTTSPVCSTSRSAMMTGFHQNYIGANQHREHHKQPLPYGIKPVPHLFQDAGYHTSLMSRKTDCNFLPTEKDKLFMGEDWSERAAGQPFFTRVTFGGTHRSWHRDPLRPIDPKNVEIPPYYPDTPFVRADWANGLEQMQLVDREVGALLKRLDDEGLSNNTLVFFIGDHGRCHIRGKQFLYEGGIRIPMIMRWPGKVDPGQVNDDMVMSIDICATILEAAGIESAVPLHGKSLFSDDVKNRKYVFAARDKMDETHDSMRAIRSRDYKLILNLMPERPWCQFNRYKEASYPVLAEMNILNMEGKLTPEQALFFAPSKPEVELFDLRSDPYELNNLADDPNQASVKSELLKELNNWRENVILDQGVSDEFRAEGVFPAENPMATVGQWVSESGDKYDFNTTGWPAWYPTRTLAEWKQVRDQWEPYVFRESEKAVAHPVIKYVGRDKSKNKKKKK, from the coding sequence ATGAAAACTGTTATGAAGTGTCTAGCGATCGGCGTGATGCTGAGTGTCCCGAGCATGGTTGCTGCGGAAGATCAACCTGATGCGCGTCCGAATGTTCTGTGGATCACGATCGAAGATTGGTCTCCGGATCTGTCGTGTTACGGCACCAAGGGACTGCAAACCCCGCACGTCGACAAACTGGCCACCCAGGGCATTCGTTATGAACGAGCGTTCACGACGTCGCCGGTCTGCTCGACATCTCGCTCGGCGATGATGACCGGTTTCCATCAAAACTACATCGGTGCGAACCAGCATCGCGAGCACCACAAGCAGCCCTTGCCGTATGGCATCAAGCCCGTCCCGCATCTGTTTCAAGATGCCGGTTACCACACGTCATTGATGAGTCGGAAAACGGACTGCAACTTCCTGCCAACGGAAAAAGACAAACTTTTCATGGGCGAGGACTGGTCCGAGCGGGCGGCGGGGCAACCGTTCTTCACACGCGTCACTTTCGGTGGGACACACCGATCATGGCATCGTGATCCTCTGCGTCCGATCGACCCGAAGAATGTCGAGATCCCGCCTTACTATCCCGACACACCCTTCGTTCGCGCCGACTGGGCCAACGGTTTGGAACAAATGCAACTGGTTGACCGCGAAGTTGGCGCGTTACTGAAACGCCTCGACGACGAAGGCCTGTCCAACAATACGCTGGTCTTCTTTATCGGCGACCACGGACGCTGTCACATTCGTGGCAAGCAGTTCCTGTATGAAGGCGGCATTCGCATCCCCATGATCATGCGTTGGCCAGGCAAAGTCGATCCGGGACAAGTCAACGATGACATGGTGATGTCGATTGATATCTGTGCCACCATCCTAGAAGCAGCCGGCATCGAATCGGCGGTTCCATTGCATGGGAAAAGCTTGTTCAGTGACGACGTTAAGAATCGTAAGTACGTCTTTGCGGCTCGCGACAAGATGGACGAGACCCACGACTCCATGCGTGCGATTCGCTCACGTGACTACAAGCTGATTTTGAACCTGATGCCGGAACGACCGTGGTGTCAATTCAATCGGTACAAAGAAGCTTCGTATCCGGTGCTGGCAGAAATGAACATTCTGAACATGGAAGGCAAACTCACGCCGGAGCAAGCACTATTTTTTGCTCCGTCCAAGCCCGAAGTCGAGTTGTTCGACCTTCGCAGTGATCCGTATGAGCTCAACAATCTTGCTGACGATCCAAACCAAGCTTCGGTCAAATCAGAGCTGCTAAAAGAACTCAACAACTGGCGAGAGAATGTGATTCTTGACCAAGGTGTGTCGGATGAGTTTCGGGCCGAAGGTGTGTTCCCAGCGGAGAATCCGATGGCAACGGTCGGGCAGTGGGTAAGCGAGAGCGGCGATAAGTACGATTTCAATACGACCGGTTGGCCCGCCTGGTACCCAACGCGAACGTTGGCGGAATGGAAGCAGGTCCGTGATCAATGGGAACCCTATGTTTTCCGGGAATCTGAGAAAGCCGTTGCTCATCCGGTCATCAAGTATGTCGGCAGGGATAAGAGCAAAAACAAGAAGAAAAAAAAGTAG
- a CDS encoding sulfatase: MLAVGCLLMGAAWGAERPNVLFIAVDDLNTSVSQFHGETTIATPNIGRLAQRGVLFNNAHCAAPACNPSRVSVLSGLAPSSTGVYLNSQDWRENDLLKNWPTIPHHFQANGYKTMGGGKIYHASSLSLERYTGYMDSRPWDEYFPSKQRQMPQEVDPPSVPTNTRSDFYGGRFDWAELDIEPDEMSDAKVVAWASEQLGKTHDQPLFLSVGIYRPHIPWYTPKQYFDRHPVDQVKLPEVLDGDLDDVPDMGKKKLKTPWHQYLVDNDKWVGAVRAYNASVSFTDDMIGRLLDSLDSGPLADNTIVVLWSDHGYHLGQKQHWEKFALWEQTTRVPLIIATPNAGVSKVNIAGAATAGAATAGAATAGAATAGAVTAGVGMAGNRTEQPVSLLDLYPTLIELCGLSTVEKLDGKSLVSLLNDPTQKTGRAVVTTHGYQNHAVRDDHWRYIRYADGSEELYDQVHDPKDFTNLASNPKYKAKKKQLAGWIPQAEAKANPAGNAKRKWKEAERKREARNDNK; this comes from the coding sequence ATGCTCGCCGTAGGTTGCCTGCTGATGGGAGCCGCCTGGGGCGCGGAGCGGCCGAATGTTTTGTTCATCGCAGTTGACGATTTGAACACCTCGGTTAGCCAGTTCCATGGTGAAACCACGATCGCTACGCCAAACATTGGCCGATTGGCCCAGCGAGGTGTGTTGTTCAACAATGCTCACTGTGCGGCTCCGGCCTGCAATCCGTCTCGTGTCAGCGTGCTGAGTGGGCTAGCGCCTTCTTCAACGGGCGTTTATCTCAATTCACAGGATTGGCGTGAAAACGATTTATTGAAAAACTGGCCAACGATACCGCATCACTTTCAGGCCAACGGCTATAAGACGATGGGAGGCGGCAAAATATATCACGCTTCTTCCTTGAGCCTGGAACGGTACACGGGGTACATGGATTCGCGTCCTTGGGATGAGTACTTTCCATCCAAGCAACGCCAGATGCCTCAGGAAGTCGATCCGCCCAGCGTGCCGACGAACACTCGTAGTGACTTCTACGGTGGTCGTTTTGATTGGGCGGAACTGGACATCGAACCCGATGAAATGTCGGATGCTAAAGTGGTAGCGTGGGCCAGTGAACAGCTCGGCAAAACCCATGACCAGCCGCTGTTCCTGAGTGTTGGCATCTACCGTCCGCATATTCCTTGGTACACACCCAAGCAGTACTTCGATCGGCATCCCGTCGACCAGGTTAAGTTGCCCGAAGTACTTGATGGTGATCTAGACGACGTGCCCGATATGGGCAAGAAGAAGTTGAAGACGCCATGGCACCAGTATTTGGTAGATAACGACAAATGGGTTGGCGCCGTGCGTGCCTACAATGCCTCTGTCAGTTTTACCGACGACATGATTGGTCGGCTGCTTGACTCACTCGACAGCGGCCCGCTGGCTGATAACACGATCGTGGTGTTGTGGTCAGACCACGGATACCATCTCGGCCAAAAACAACACTGGGAAAAGTTCGCGTTATGGGAACAGACCACACGTGTGCCCTTAATCATCGCCACGCCTAACGCCGGTGTTTCCAAGGTCAACATTGCCGGTGCCGCCACTGCCGGTGCCGCCACTGCCGGTGCCGCCACTGCCGGTGCCGCCACTGCCGGTGCCGTCACTGCCGGTGTTGGCATGGCAGGTAACCGTACCGAGCAACCGGTGAGTCTGCTGGATCTCTATCCGACCCTTATCGAGCTCTGCGGTTTGTCGACGGTCGAAAAGCTGGACGGGAAGAGCCTTGTCTCGTTGCTAAACGATCCCACACAAAAGACCGGCCGCGCGGTCGTGACGACTCATGGTTACCAAAACCATGCCGTCCGTGACGATCACTGGCGATACATTCGTTACGCCGATGGATCGGAAGAATTGTATGACCAAGTACATGATCCGAAAGATTTTACGAACCTCGCATCCAATCCAAAATACAAAGCCAAGAAGAAGCAACTGGCGGGGTGGATCCCTCAAGCAGAGGCCAAGGCCAATCCGGCCGGTAACGCGAAACGCAAGTGGAAGGAAGCCGAACGAAAGCGAGAGGCTCGCAATGACAATAAGTAA
- a CDS encoding glycosyl hydrolase family 28-related protein, with protein MKLMSLLTLLTIIVFSFTAPANAAYTECMDPNGPTQNAGTDYGLVDDNAESNQSETIQKAIDAVAAAGGGRLVIPKGTYRFASVLLKSNVHLLIEKDTVIKPYWPAGTKTVVFNLDAERPSQKKKTTLEQEKAFIENVSIRGLGGRWIIDYSDRERADGEGVRGVLAKMVRNFLIADLNLKDNYSVYCGITLAPMQTDRETKDWPVSRATDGTVRNCRIFNASPGYGLTQLHGAQSVHFEDLYAEGGVTLRMETGAVGDKTAIYDITGKSIVNENGRCAVMLGPHSAMNGVVKVEGVRSISSAFAVTVGKGGVKAAELKKYPDAKDGIFAKGSYVKNIHAVFGNKAQVKTHDFLSIPEEYRDDLDLVWENKFFEGASIGAVMDATAGHYDMIIENVTMEGFKYNNDKPIMTEADVPPGNWGAEVRQWKTEHGVPDVYTKNDRQDKKDKLNDSGKNVKTKKQGKKNK; from the coding sequence ATGAAATTGATGTCGCTATTAACGCTGCTCACCATCATCGTGTTCAGCTTCACCGCTCCGGCTAACGCCGCGTACACAGAGTGCATGGATCCCAACGGGCCGACCCAGAATGCCGGAACCGATTATGGACTTGTCGATGACAACGCCGAAAGCAATCAAAGCGAGACGATTCAAAAAGCGATCGACGCAGTAGCCGCTGCCGGTGGTGGGCGACTGGTGATTCCCAAAGGCACTTATCGTTTCGCTAGCGTTCTTCTCAAGTCCAACGTGCATCTGTTGATCGAAAAGGACACGGTCATCAAACCGTATTGGCCCGCGGGAACGAAGACGGTGGTCTTCAACCTGGACGCCGAACGGCCATCGCAAAAGAAGAAAACAACTCTGGAACAAGAGAAAGCCTTCATCGAAAACGTCAGTATCCGTGGTCTTGGCGGACGCTGGATCATTGATTATTCCGACCGAGAACGAGCGGATGGCGAAGGAGTGCGAGGCGTCCTGGCAAAGATGGTGCGGAATTTCCTGATCGCGGATCTCAACCTGAAGGATAACTACAGCGTTTACTGCGGCATCACTCTGGCTCCAATGCAAACTGATCGCGAAACAAAAGACTGGCCCGTATCGCGGGCCACCGACGGCACCGTTCGCAACTGCCGAATCTTCAATGCCAGTCCTGGCTATGGTCTAACCCAGCTTCACGGTGCCCAATCCGTTCACTTCGAAGATCTCTACGCCGAAGGTGGGGTCACGTTGCGAATGGAAACGGGAGCGGTAGGTGACAAGACTGCGATCTATGACATCACCGGCAAGAGCATCGTCAACGAGAACGGGCGTTGCGCCGTCATGCTGGGCCCACACAGCGCCATGAACGGAGTCGTGAAGGTTGAGGGCGTTCGGTCTATTAGCAGTGCGTTTGCGGTCACGGTTGGCAAAGGTGGAGTCAAAGCCGCCGAGCTGAAGAAATACCCAGATGCCAAGGATGGGATTTTCGCGAAGGGCAGTTATGTCAAAAATATTCACGCTGTCTTTGGAAACAAGGCGCAGGTCAAGACTCACGATTTCTTGAGTATCCCAGAAGAGTATCGCGACGATTTGGACCTGGTATGGGAAAACAAGTTCTTCGAAGGCGCTTCCATCGGTGCCGTCATGGATGCGACCGCTGGCCACTACGACATGATCATCGAAAACGTGACGATGGAAGGCTTTAAGTACAACAACGACAAACCCATCATGACCGAAGCCGATGTGCCGCCAGGGAACTGGGGAGCCGAGGTCCGTCAATGGAAAACGGAGCACGGAGTTCCGGACGTGTACACCAAGAATGATCGGCAGGATAAGAAAGACAAGCTGAACGACAGCGGCAAGAACGTCAAAACGAAAAAGCAAGGCAAGAAGAATAAGTAG